Proteins encoded in a region of the Flammeovirga yaeyamensis genome:
- a CDS encoding response regulator gives MLLKNILLIDDSESISFFNQLIIEQANITEKCTMLLSGEKGLEYLQEYDKEKYPLPEIILLDINMPRMNGWEFIEEFDQLDKSITENITLFMLTTSTNKDDKDKALTYSTVKGYLTKPLTEEQLNQVLEVRSKQKV, from the coding sequence ATGCTCTTAAAAAATATACTTCTAATTGACGATAGTGAATCGATCAGCTTTTTTAATCAATTAATCATTGAACAGGCTAATATCACCGAAAAGTGTACAATGCTTTTAAGTGGAGAAAAAGGTTTAGAGTATCTTCAGGAATATGATAAAGAGAAATATCCTTTACCTGAAATTATTCTATTAGATATTAATATGCCCAGAATGAATGGTTGGGAGTTTATAGAAGAATTTGATCAATTAGATAAATCAATTACCGAAAACATCACTTTGTTTATGCTTACTACATCTACCAATAAAGATGATAAAGATAAAGCATTAACCTATTCCACCGTAAAAGGATATTTAACGAAACCTTTAACTGAAGAGCAGTTGAATCAAGTTTTAGAAGTAAGGTCGAAACAAAAAGTATAA
- the prfA gene encoding peptide chain release factor 1 — MLDKLEKIKLRFDQVSEDLVKPETVSDMKLYAKLNKEYKDLQKVVDKYFEYKAMLEGIDEAKEILEEEKDPELREMAKMELDELQDGIPTIEEELKMLLIPKDPNDSKNAIFEIRAGAGGDEASIFAGDLLRMYQRFCERHKWKLSITDFVDGTSGGFNKIVANIQGEDAYGMLKYEAGVHRVQRVPATESQGRIHTSVASVAVLPEMDDVEIELNMSDIRRDEFCSSGPGGQSVNTTYSAIRLTHLPTGIIVQCQDEKSKLKNYDKALKELKSRLYAIEEKKRQEEIGAERKSMVGSGARSDKIRTYNYPQGRVTDHRINHSVFNLPIVMDGEIQDFIDRLRIADNLEKMENSGLA, encoded by the coding sequence ATGTTAGATAAACTCGAAAAAATAAAATTACGCTTTGATCAAGTAAGCGAAGATTTAGTTAAGCCTGAGACAGTTTCTGATATGAAATTGTATGCTAAACTGAATAAAGAATATAAAGATTTACAAAAAGTTGTCGATAAATATTTTGAGTATAAAGCTATGCTTGAAGGTATTGATGAGGCAAAAGAAATATTAGAAGAAGAGAAAGATCCAGAGTTGCGCGAAATGGCAAAAATGGAGCTTGACGAACTTCAAGACGGTATTCCTACTATCGAAGAAGAGTTAAAGATGCTTTTAATTCCAAAAGATCCTAACGATTCTAAAAACGCCATCTTTGAAATTAGAGCTGGTGCAGGTGGAGATGAAGCTTCTATTTTTGCTGGTGACTTACTTCGTATGTACCAACGTTTTTGTGAAAGACACAAATGGAAGTTATCAATTACCGACTTTGTAGACGGTACTTCTGGTGGTTTCAACAAAATTGTAGCCAACATACAAGGTGAAGATGCTTATGGTATGTTGAAATACGAAGCAGGTGTACACCGTGTACAACGTGTTCCGGCTACAGAATCTCAAGGACGTATTCACACTTCTGTGGCTTCAGTTGCTGTACTTCCAGAAATGGATGATGTGGAAATCGAATTGAACATGTCGGATATCCGTCGTGACGAATTCTGTTCTTCTGGTCCTGGTGGTCAGTCGGTAAACACCACTTACTCTGCGATTCGTTTAACTCACCTTCCTACAGGTATTATTGTACAATGTCAGGATGAGAAATCGAAATTGAAAAACTACGATAAAGCACTAAAAGAATTAAAGTCTCGTCTTTATGCTATTGAAGAAAAGAAAAGACAAGAGGAAATTGGTGCGGAACGTAAATCAATGGTAGGTTCTGGTGCTCGTTCGGACAAAATTAGAACATACAACTATCCTCAAGGTCGTGTTACCGATCACCGTATTAACCACTCGGTATTTAACTTACCAATCGTTATGGACGGTGAGATTCAAGACTTTATCGATAGATTACGTATTGCTGATAATTTAGAAAAAATGGAAAATAGTGGTTTAGCTTAA
- a CDS encoding toxin-antitoxin system YwqK family antitoxin: MMLVHKRIFFLCFLILGITLNTFGQDDEEKKTKKKPLVVEMDSVSEDAPTIELNPGAPDEQEVAKRKKKKKKKVFWGIKTKRAYTRTNSKGNTIFELFFILPEYEEPSKYAPVKYFYNPKEKKIEKKTVSRPEYGFPLHGTYVKIVDKDTLTTGQFYKGLLTGRWVWYGKDKEIKDKKFYYMGFPKESKIQYYDSKQTKVKEVIPIQFEEKNGIYQSFYESGRKKEVGSYKYGMKIGDWTEYYDAVDKRGRQRKKKITRHRNKNRVYDKSYSGPVVKYEWDEKGKVLIKNK; the protein is encoded by the coding sequence ATGATGTTAGTACATAAACGTATATTCTTTTTATGCTTCTTAATCTTGGGTATTACCTTAAATACTTTTGGACAAGATGATGAAGAAAAAAAAACAAAGAAGAAACCTTTGGTCGTTGAAATGGATTCCGTAAGCGAAGATGCACCAACAATTGAACTAAATCCTGGTGCACCCGATGAACAAGAGGTTGCTAAAAGAAAAAAGAAGAAAAAGAAAAAGGTTTTTTGGGGCATTAAAACCAAAAGAGCCTATACAAGAACGAATTCAAAAGGAAATACCATTTTTGAACTTTTCTTTATACTTCCTGAATATGAAGAGCCTAGTAAATACGCTCCAGTAAAGTATTTCTACAATCCTAAAGAGAAAAAAATTGAAAAGAAAACTGTTTCTAGACCTGAATACGGTTTTCCTTTACACGGTACCTATGTAAAAATTGTAGATAAAGATACGTTGACTACGGGGCAATTCTACAAAGGACTACTAACTGGGCGTTGGGTATGGTACGGTAAAGACAAAGAAATAAAAGATAAGAAGTTCTATTATATGGGATTTCCAAAAGAGTCAAAAATTCAATATTACGATTCAAAGCAAACAAAAGTCAAAGAAGTTATTCCTATTCAATTTGAAGAGAAAAATGGCATCTATCAATCCTTTTACGAAAGTGGAAGAAAAAAGGAAGTAGGTTCCTATAAATATGGAATGAAAATCGGTGATTGGACAGAATATTACGATGCTGTAGATAAAAGAGGAAGGCAACGAAAGAAGAAAATCACTAGGCATAGAAACAAAAACAGAGTGTATGATAAAAGCTACTCTGGTCCTGTAGTAAAATACGAATGGGATGAAAAAGGAAAGGTCTTAATTAAGAATAAATAG
- the prmA gene encoding 50S ribosomal protein L11 methyltransferase, with amino-acid sequence MKYTVIKVKCEEELSEVLQAILGNVGFDAFLENETGFEASIESTLYQEEEVNEALSFFDDQMTYSIEEQEKQNWNKLWESHYNPVEISEDLQIRASFHEKDPKYKYEIIITPKMSFGTGHHATTTLMLRNQLSIDHSGKNVADLGCGTGILAVMAKILGAKQVDACDIEDWSCENALENAKLNNVDIRVTVGTVSEMEKLDKYEIVLANINRNVLLEEMSTYQSLITDGGHLLLSGFYSEDLPIIKERAAEFGLTYASHLEKDNWISAVFKN; translated from the coding sequence ATGAAATACACGGTCATCAAAGTTAAATGTGAGGAAGAATTGAGCGAGGTTCTTCAAGCGATTCTAGGAAATGTTGGTTTCGACGCTTTCTTAGAAAATGAAACTGGTTTTGAAGCTTCAATAGAAAGCACATTATACCAAGAAGAAGAAGTAAATGAGGCGTTGAGTTTTTTTGATGATCAAATGACTTACAGCATTGAGGAACAAGAAAAACAAAACTGGAACAAGCTATGGGAAAGTCATTACAATCCAGTAGAAATTTCTGAAGATTTACAAATACGTGCTTCTTTCCATGAGAAAGATCCAAAGTACAAGTACGAAATCATTATCACTCCAAAAATGTCTTTTGGAACGGGGCATCATGCAACAACTACATTGATGCTTAGAAACCAACTTTCTATTGATCATAGTGGTAAAAATGTAGCCGATTTAGGTTGTGGTACCGGCATACTTGCTGTAATGGCTAAAATCCTAGGAGCCAAACAAGTAGATGCTTGCGATATTGAAGATTGGTCGTGTGAAAATGCACTCGAAAATGCTAAACTAAACAATGTTGATATTCGCGTTACAGTAGGTACTGTTAGTGAGATGGAAAAGCTGGATAAATATGAAATTGTCCTTGCGAACATCAATAGAAATGTCTTGTTAGAAGAGATGTCTACTTACCAAAGTCTTATTACAGATGGTGGACATTTATTACTTAGTGGTTTCTACTCAGAAGACCTACCAATAATTAAAGAAAGAGCTGCAGAATTTGGTTTAACCTATGCTTCTCATCTAGAAAAAGATAATTGGATTAGTGCTGTCTTTAAAAATTAA
- a CDS encoding dihydrofolate reductase: protein MKISIIVAKAANNVIGKDNQLIWHIPADLKYFKKVTSGHCVIMGRKTHESIGKCLPNRLNIVISRNKEYQPYEGGVLSSGLEEAIEYARQKGENEVFIIGGGVLYQEAIKLADKLYITEIHDQFTGDTFFPEISCEEYTEISRFEYPKGEKSPYAYSFVNYIRN from the coding sequence ATGAAAATATCTATCATTGTTGCTAAGGCAGCAAATAATGTGATAGGGAAAGACAATCAACTTATTTGGCATATACCCGCAGACCTTAAATATTTTAAAAAAGTTACTTCAGGACATTGTGTGATAATGGGCAGAAAAACCCATGAGTCTATCGGGAAATGCTTACCCAACAGGTTAAATATTGTCATCTCAAGAAATAAAGAATATCAGCCTTATGAAGGTGGAGTTTTATCTTCCGGGTTGGAAGAAGCGATTGAATACGCTCGCCAAAAAGGAGAAAATGAAGTCTTTATTATTGGTGGTGGTGTGCTTTATCAAGAAGCTATTAAATTGGCTGATAAACTGTACATTACAGAAATTCACGATCAATTTACAGGAGATACATTCTTTCCTGAAATTTCTTGCGAAGAATACACAGAAATATCTAGATTTGAATACCCAAAAGGAGAAAAATCTCCATATGCCTACTCATTTGTCAATTATATCAGAAATTAA
- a CDS encoding carbonic anhydrase, with translation MKINKVFENNKEWVKSHLNVDDKYFENLAKGQSPEILYIGCSDSRVTAESMMGANPGEVFVLRNIANTVSNLDLSALSVINYAVDHLKVKHIVVCGHYSCGGVKAAMTAADLGTLNPWLRNIRDVYRLNAEELDAITDEDKRYDRLVELNVVENAINTMKTPEVQAAMKRGEIEVHGWVFDIKTGTIIDLKVDFKKVFDKVENIYDLG, from the coding sequence ATGAAAATCAACAAAGTCTTTGAAAATAACAAAGAATGGGTGAAGTCCCATTTAAATGTCGATGATAAGTATTTTGAAAACTTGGCGAAAGGTCAAAGCCCAGAAATTCTTTACATAGGATGCTCAGATAGTAGAGTAACTGCAGAAAGTATGATGGGGGCTAACCCAGGTGAAGTATTTGTTTTAAGAAATATTGCAAATACGGTATCCAATTTAGACTTATCTGCATTATCCGTAATTAATTATGCAGTCGACCATCTAAAAGTAAAACACATTGTAGTGTGTGGTCACTATAGTTGTGGAGGTGTAAAAGCGGCAATGACGGCAGCTGATTTAGGAACTTTAAATCCTTGGTTAAGAAACATAAGAGATGTGTATCGTCTGAATGCAGAAGAGTTAGATGCTATTACAGATGAGGATAAAAGATACGACCGTTTAGTAGAATTAAACGTAGTTGAAAATGCTATTAATACCATGAAAACTCCTGAAGTTCAAGCTGCAATGAAACGTGGTGAAATTGAGGTTCATGGTTGGGTATTTGATATTAAAACCGGAACTATTATTGACCTTAAAGTAGATTTCAAAAAAGTATTTGATAAGGTCGAAAATATTTATGATCTAGGTTAA
- a CDS encoding GNAT family N-acetyltransferase translates to MEITISNSKDIPEDQIIKLYKANKWSAAEKPEQLHNALRNSHSLISAWEDDQLVGIGNAISDGYLVVYFPHLLVHPDHQGKGIGKKIVDKLLQIYKGFHMQMLTADKEAEAFYQKVGFQKAGETIPMWIYEGNEH, encoded by the coding sequence ATGGAAATCACTATTTCAAATTCAAAAGATATTCCTGAAGATCAAATTATTAAACTTTATAAAGCCAATAAATGGAGTGCAGCAGAAAAGCCAGAGCAATTACATAATGCACTTAGAAATTCTCATTCTTTGATATCTGCTTGGGAAGATGATCAATTGGTGGGAATTGGCAATGCAATATCAGATGGATACTTGGTGGTGTATTTCCCACATCTTCTTGTTCATCCGGATCATCAAGGAAAAGGGATTGGAAAAAAAATTGTTGATAAGTTACTTCAGATTTACAAAGGGTTTCATATGCAAATGCTTACAGCAGATAAAGAAGCTGAGGCATTTTATCAGAAAGTCGGATTTCAAAAAGCAGGTGAAACGATTCCTATGTGGATCTATGAAGGTAATGAGCATTAA
- a CDS encoding L,D-transpeptidase family protein gives MNKPLSTYSRLYSLSILFLLALSLTSNKLNAQNTVQNEIKNILTTLKEDPQFTVFSDSLMPLMYNRLDYQEIWSDTSNINDLLYCIQEAYHDGLNPEHYHLKIINELLDKNPRSPREQAQLDILLTDAGVLLSSHLIWGKVQPESISTTWNYDSKEFDGDRVELFLEPIQGHLIKEAIEQLKPKNELYLGLKKSLFEFRKIKENGGWHKLPKMENLEIGDENDEIPFLRKRLATTNTLFRYDTTVLKIDTLLRTQTEGVTVVNSPSINPEIDTIRSVIPYSPIPYYDSSWVKVSYLDTLSRVFDENLKNSVIKFQKMYGLVQDGQVGKATQKALNISIDDRINTLRINLERTRWINHEEKDNFIFVNIPSFELYLHKNNSWYYQTKVIIGKPYHQTPVFKAKLSYIDINPTWTVPYSIASKEMLPKLKKDANYLSRNNMKLYDRYNKIVDATTVDWKSIKTNNFPYTIVQGSGPGNALGHVKFIFPNKYSIYLHDTPSRYLFSRNTRAFSHGCIRVYQPVKLASILLEDEKYTEKKINEIIKEGELKRVIIMHRPTVYLMYFTAILGPEESIHFYEDVYSRDKRVLKQLDKKPY, from the coding sequence ATGAACAAACCACTTTCTACTTATTCTAGACTCTACTCTTTAAGCATTTTATTTCTTTTGGCGTTAAGCTTAACTTCTAATAAGCTTAACGCTCAAAACACCGTTCAAAATGAAATAAAAAATATACTTACCACACTTAAAGAAGACCCTCAATTCACCGTTTTTTCTGATAGTTTAATGCCATTAATGTATAATAGGTTAGACTATCAGGAAATATGGAGTGATACTAGCAATATCAACGATCTATTGTATTGCATTCAAGAAGCTTATCATGATGGATTAAATCCAGAACATTATCATTTGAAGATTATTAATGAGCTCCTTGATAAAAACCCAAGATCACCTAGAGAACAGGCCCAATTAGATATTCTACTTACAGATGCTGGAGTTTTATTATCTTCTCACTTAATATGGGGAAAGGTTCAACCTGAATCTATATCAACCACTTGGAACTACGACTCCAAAGAATTTGATGGCGACCGAGTGGAGTTGTTCTTGGAACCAATACAAGGTCATCTTATCAAGGAAGCTATTGAGCAGCTTAAACCAAAAAACGAATTATACCTTGGGTTAAAAAAATCATTATTCGAATTCCGAAAAATTAAAGAAAACGGTGGTTGGCATAAACTTCCTAAAATGGAGAATTTAGAAATCGGAGATGAAAATGATGAAATCCCATTTTTAAGAAAACGTTTAGCAACCACAAATACACTTTTTAGGTATGACACTACCGTTCTAAAAATAGATACTCTTCTAAGAACACAAACAGAAGGTGTAACTGTCGTCAATTCTCCATCAATAAATCCAGAGATTGATACAATTCGATCTGTAATTCCTTATTCTCCCATCCCTTACTATGATTCTTCTTGGGTAAAGGTGTCTTATTTAGATACACTTTCCAGAGTATTTGATGAAAACTTAAAGAATTCTGTCATCAAGTTTCAAAAAATGTATGGATTGGTTCAAGATGGACAGGTAGGGAAAGCGACTCAAAAAGCATTGAACATATCTATTGATGACCGTATCAATACGCTGAGGATCAACTTAGAAAGAACACGTTGGATTAATCATGAAGAGAAGGATAATTTTATCTTCGTAAACATCCCTAGTTTCGAATTATACCTACATAAAAATAACTCTTGGTATTATCAAACAAAGGTGATTATTGGCAAGCCTTATCATCAAACACCTGTTTTTAAAGCTAAATTAAGCTATATAGATATCAACCCTACTTGGACGGTTCCTTACAGTATTGCCTCTAAAGAAATGCTTCCTAAATTAAAAAAGGATGCCAATTACCTTTCTAGGAATAACATGAAATTGTATGATCGTTATAATAAGATCGTCGATGCAACTACAGTTGATTGGAAGTCCATAAAGACAAACAACTTTCCATATACAATTGTCCAAGGTTCTGGACCAGGAAATGCTTTGGGACACGTCAAGTTTATATTCCCAAATAAATATTCTATTTATTTACACGATACGCCATCAAGATATCTGTTTAGTAGAAATACTAGAGCATTTAGTCATGGCTGTATTCGAGTATATCAACCTGTAAAATTAGCTTCGATTCTTTTAGAAGACGAGAAGTATACGGAGAAAAAGATCAATGAAATCATAAAAGAAGGCGAACTCAAAAGGGTCATTATTATGCATAGGCCTACCGTTTATCTAATGTATTTCACGGCGATATTAGGTCCTGAGGAATCTATTCATTTTTATGAGGATGTATACTCTAGAGACAAAAGAGTTTTAAAGCAGCTAGATAAAAAACCGTATTAA
- a CDS encoding MarR family winged helix-turn-helix transcriptional regulator — translation MSNLMGEEVEKRRRLTKIIAQTSRLGNYTLGRAFEKESLPISREQWDVLVMLWEKDGRAQQEFANFLLKNRASITSLIDNMEKNNLVTRVPNPTDKRSKLVYLTRRARDLKDQVLGIAGTAILEITSGIEMDDINQAVTTLEKCLENINRYHKIITEE, via the coding sequence ATGAGTAACCTTATGGGAGAAGAGGTGGAAAAAAGAAGACGCCTCACTAAAATAATTGCACAAACTTCTAGACTAGGAAACTACACTTTAGGAAGAGCATTTGAGAAAGAAAGCTTACCTATTTCAAGGGAGCAATGGGATGTACTTGTAATGCTTTGGGAAAAAGATGGAAGAGCTCAGCAAGAATTTGCTAACTTTTTATTGAAAAATAGGGCGAGTATTACCAGTCTTATCGACAATATGGAAAAAAACAATCTAGTGACTAGAGTTCCTAATCCAACCGACAAAAGATCTAAGTTAGTCTATTTAACGAGAAGAGCTAGAGACCTTAAAGACCAAGTTTTAGGAATTGCTGGAACTGCTATTTTAGAGATTACCTCAGGTATTGAAATGGATGATATTAATCAAGCTGTTACAACACTTGAAAAATGTTTAGAAAACATTAATAGGTATCATAAAATCATCACTGAAGAATAA
- a CDS encoding Hsp20/alpha crystallin family protein → MSINNVCYTPRNKRRFVNNMNQDLQKNIPVNIIENDKEYIVEFIVPKYQKENFSIDIEDKVLSVKYTSAKDEDTKEEVKYISNTYQVVDFEKKYKLPKDVNYEGFSASFNEGILLINLPKSEEKQPINIEIK, encoded by the coding sequence ATGAGCATCAATAATGTTTGTTATACTCCAAGAAATAAAAGGAGATTTGTAAATAATATGAATCAAGATTTACAAAAAAATATTCCAGTAAACATAATAGAAAATGATAAGGAATATATAGTGGAGTTCATTGTACCAAAGTATCAAAAAGAAAACTTTTCAATTGATATAGAGGATAAAGTACTATCGGTGAAATACACTTCAGCTAAAGATGAAGATACTAAAGAGGAAGTGAAATATATTTCAAATACATATCAAGTAGTTGATTTTGAAAAGAAATATAAATTACCAAAAGATGTAAATTATGAAGGATTTAGTGCTTCATTTAATGAAGGTATTTTATTAATTAATCTACCAAAATCAGAAGAAAAACAACCTATTAATATCGAAATAAAATAA
- a CDS encoding Hsp20/alpha crystallin family protein, translating to MRYTVNNHPTSLFSSLFNDVANVLDNVSVPNNQVPVNILKTEEGYTLEIFVPGIKKEEVALSVDDNKLKVAYKYQEDKEVKYLKREFVRKDFERVFDLPNTVDVEAIQANFDQGVLTISLPKSEKAAKKTIEIV from the coding sequence ATGAGATATACAGTAAATAACCACCCAACATCATTATTTTCATCATTGTTTAACGATGTAGCCAATGTTCTTGATAATGTTAGTGTTCCTAACAATCAGGTACCCGTAAATATTTTAAAAACGGAAGAAGGATATACGCTAGAAATCTTTGTTCCGGGTATTAAGAAAGAGGAAGTAGCTTTGTCTGTAGACGATAATAAATTGAAAGTTGCTTACAAATACCAAGAGGATAAGGAAGTAAAATACCTTAAAAGAGAGTTTGTAAGAAAAGACTTCGAAAGAGTTTTTGATCTTCCAAATACTGTAGATGTAGAAGCGATTCAAGCGAATTTTGATCAAGGTGTTTTAACGATTTCACTTCCAAAAAGTGAAAAAGCAGCCAAGAAAACGATCGAAATTGTTTAG
- a CDS encoding outer membrane protein assembly factor BamD, translating into MKRLYTVLFCLIFSFQAWSQDGPGKTEAEHYAYAKKLIDQRNYQPGKTILEKMMTMKNASLQPYALMLMAHANYEEKNYTETVKNLEKIETSYPNWENKEEVNYLKGCALVKSGNLDQALVSFNNVKSEKYQDYIKTFTTQKASDLTIDELKPLSEKYNDNEILKLALLEKLQDQPEDQVDKALLEQLATDLGISIEKHVIRKTQHKDVYNIAVVLPFFTETTDGTALRVKNEFVYNIYQGILIAKDYLDKRDIRLNIQTFDTKRDSAHVREVLNQEDFKNIDLIVGPLYADMIPVVQKFSSESGIPMVNPISKNDMIIEGYPNSFLTSTTSKTIGKYLGTKLRKDELANLELLPEEDSIRIKADTVEAYVIFGHSTKEKEMAKSFKEAYEKEGGKIAVFQEYDPVDGFNVAQELFDPLAFVDLDSIQYVRDSTAHVFISVTNEVAALSTVSALLSLGTVADVYVPEEWLKFKQLSYAQMESAGINILFPSWYNDDTYNAKLFVKKYHEQFNNQPSDFVFKGFETMFTFGNILKEYGNGFVNPLKQNEKLMKGYMQEAFNYYESQDNQYIPIIQFIDGDLKNMTPPQFEQDY; encoded by the coding sequence ATGAAGCGACTTTATACAGTTCTTTTTTGTCTAATTTTTTCATTTCAAGCATGGTCTCAAGATGGACCTGGAAAAACTGAAGCCGAACATTACGCTTATGCAAAGAAGTTAATAGATCAAAGGAATTATCAGCCAGGAAAAACAATCTTGGAGAAGATGATGACTATGAAAAATGCTTCATTACAGCCCTATGCTTTGATGTTAATGGCTCATGCTAATTATGAAGAAAAAAATTATACAGAAACAGTCAAAAACTTAGAGAAAATAGAAACTTCTTACCCAAATTGGGAGAACAAAGAAGAAGTAAACTATTTGAAAGGTTGTGCTTTGGTGAAATCTGGAAATTTAGATCAAGCATTGGTTTCTTTTAATAATGTAAAATCAGAAAAGTATCAGGATTACATTAAGACGTTCACTACACAAAAAGCGAGCGATTTAACTATTGACGAACTAAAGCCATTATCAGAAAAATATAACGATAACGAAATTCTAAAATTAGCCTTGCTTGAAAAACTTCAAGATCAACCAGAAGATCAAGTGGACAAAGCATTATTAGAACAATTGGCAACTGATTTAGGTATTTCTATCGAAAAGCATGTCATTAGAAAAACGCAACATAAAGATGTTTACAATATCGCTGTAGTTCTTCCTTTCTTTACTGAAACAACAGACGGTACTGCTTTAAGAGTTAAAAATGAATTTGTCTATAATATCTATCAAGGTATTTTGATAGCAAAGGACTATTTAGATAAAAGAGATATTCGCCTAAATATTCAAACATTTGATACCAAAAGAGATTCTGCACATGTAAGAGAAGTATTGAATCAAGAAGATTTTAAAAATATTGATTTGATTGTTGGGCCATTGTACGCCGATATGATTCCTGTTGTACAAAAGTTTTCTAGTGAGTCTGGAATTCCAATGGTCAATCCAATATCAAAAAATGATATGATTATTGAGGGGTACCCGAATTCTTTCCTTACATCTACAACATCAAAAACGATTGGTAAGTATTTAGGTACGAAACTTAGAAAAGACGAGTTAGCTAATTTAGAATTACTTCCAGAGGAAGATTCGATAAGAATAAAGGCAGACACGGTAGAAGCTTACGTTATTTTTGGTCATTCTACGAAAGAAAAGGAAATGGCCAAATCATTTAAAGAAGCGTATGAGAAAGAAGGTGGTAAGATTGCTGTTTTCCAAGAATACGATCCAGTAGATGGTTTTAATGTAGCTCAAGAACTTTTCGACCCTTTGGCTTTTGTCGATTTGGATTCTATTCAATATGTAAGAGATTCAACAGCTCATGTATTCATTTCAGTAACCAATGAAGTCGCAGCATTAAGTACAGTAAGTGCGTTGCTTTCTTTAGGTACTGTAGCCGATGTTTATGTACCAGAAGAGTGGCTGAAATTTAAACAATTAAGTTATGCTCAAATGGAATCTGCCGGAATTAATATTTTGTTCCCAAGTTGGTATAACGACGATACTTATAATGCTAAATTGTTTGTGAAAAAATATCATGAGCAATTTAATAATCAGCCTTCTGACTTTGTATTTAAAGGTTTTGAAACCATGTTTACTTTCGGTAATATCTTAAAGGAATATGGAAATGGTTTTGTGAATCCATTAAAACAAAATGAGAAATTAATGAAAGGGTATATGCAGGAAGCATTTAATTATTATGAGTCTCAAGACAATCAGTATATCCCGATTATTCAATTTATTGATGGTGATTTGAAAAATATGACACCACCTCAGTTTGAGCAGGATTATTAA
- a CDS encoding TrmH family RNA methyltransferase yields MPYVDESYVKFYNTEYFKQYTEVEGLIDYLKTFATEERLEKIQEVLQGRTNHLTVLLEEIYKPQNGAAVMRTCDCFGIQQLHVIDAEDRFQLSTSVAKGAAKWVDLHKYSSLKSSVEHLKSKGYKLVATSPHTDMTLDDLPVDEPLALMFGNEFAGLTDEAVEMADYKVKIPMHGFAESFNISVSAALVLNQLSIKMRKSPDIDWTLRDDEKKLIEGAWVCKSLKFFENLLKTYPPKK; encoded by the coding sequence ATGCCTTACGTAGACGAGAGTTATGTGAAGTTCTATAACACCGAGTATTTTAAACAATATACAGAAGTGGAAGGACTGATCGATTACCTTAAAACTTTTGCAACCGAAGAACGATTAGAAAAAATTCAGGAGGTATTGCAAGGGAGAACAAATCACCTGACCGTTTTGTTGGAAGAAATTTATAAACCACAAAATGGGGCTGCAGTAATGCGTACATGTGATTGTTTTGGTATTCAACAGCTACATGTAATCGATGCTGAAGATAGATTTCAATTGTCTACAAGTGTGGCTAAGGGAGCTGCAAAGTGGGTAGATTTACATAAATATTCTTCGCTTAAATCTTCTGTTGAACATCTTAAGTCAAAAGGCTATAAATTAGTAGCGACATCTCCACATACGGATATGACTTTGGATGATTTGCCAGTAGATGAACCACTTGCTTTGATGTTTGGAAATGAGTTTGCGGGTCTAACAGATGAAGCGGTAGAAATGGCCGATTACAAAGTGAAAATCCCAATGCATGGTTTTGCAGAAAGTTTTAATATTTCTGTCTCAGCAGCTTTGGTTTTAAATCAGTTGAGTATTAAAATGCGCAAATCACCTGATATTGATTGGACCTTGAGGGATGATGAAAAAAAATTAATAGAAGGAGCATGGGTGTGTAAATCGCTCAAGTTTTTTGAAAATTTATTGAAGACCTATCCACCAAAAAAATAA